The region CTCAACCCATCTTTGAGAGTGTAGCTTCATATCTTTGATGTACTTCTTATTATCACCGCTCCAGATGCTAACACCATGATCAAAACTCTCAACCAAAGCTTTCATGTTTTGTTTCATCAATCCAAAATCATAAACCATTTGACCATTATCTAAAAAGTTAGACTCAAAAAGAAGTTCTACTTTGTAAGAGTGTCCATGCAAAGAACTTCTACATTTAAGAGTTGAGCATCCACGGACTACATGAGCATTTTCAAATTTAAAAAGTTTTCTTATTATCATTTATACTCCTTTGTTTTGATCCCAAATTCTTATATGAAGCCTATCGGAAAAATTATAACCTTTAGCTTTACAAAACTCTATCAACGGCTCAGTGTTGGCTTCTACTTCAGCTTTATTTCCACCAAGAGGCATACAATAAACCTCTGTTTTTGGAGAGTGCATAACTATGTTAGATATCTCTTCTTCTAAACCCAAGTCAATAGAATCTGCATCTATAGAAAACTTAAAAAAAGCACTTTTCGCATTTGAAGCTATAGAGTAGATAACATCGCCATTTACTCTTTTTTTAAATGCTTCATTTGAATTTGAGAGTTTAACAGATAGAGCAAAAATACATTTTTTATATATAGGATACTTTTCAAAATTCACAGCTATAGATGCATTTGTCTCAAAAGTTATCTTATGACCTAGTTTATGAAGTCTCTCTAAAAACTCGACAAAAATATCTTCATTTGCATATATAAGAGGCTCGCCCCCTGTTAAAACTATATCTACTTTTTTTTGTGGTAACTCATACAAGTCAAGTACGCTTAATAGTTCTTGAGTTTTTTGTATAGGACTCCAATTAGATGAAAAATGCTCTTTATTTACTGCATACACAGTATCGCATCCAAGAACTTTACTTCCATCTGGGGCTAACTCTTCACAGCCAAAACCCTCACACTTCATATTGCATCCACCAAAACGAAAGAAAAGTGATGGCACGCCTGTGTAGCGTCCTTCACCTTGGATGCTATAAAAATGTTCTACTAAATATAATATACTACTACCCTCTTATATATAAAACTTAACATACCGATTTCCATTCCATCTCAGGAGAAATGGAACGAGGTTGTATGCTTGCATCTCGTTACACCTCTCCCGAAGTGTGACGTATTAGCGATTAACCACCTGTCTCATAAAAAGCACGAGTAGAAACTTCGCTCTCATCTCCGCCCCATCTGTTTTTCTCCGGTTTAGTTCTAACAACTTCTCTAAGAACTTCGCCAGCAGCTTTAATATCTCCAGCTTTTATTGCCTTAGCTATACTCAAAGACTCATCAAAATACAAACAAGGTATAAGATTGCCCTCAGCTGTAAGTCTTATGCGATTACACTCTTTACAAAAGTCATCTCCATAAGGCTCTATGATGCCAAATCTATAACCATCTTTCATAGTGTAATAGTGTGAAGGAGATGCACCATCAAAACCATCATCAACAAACTCATACTTAGCACCCAAGATTTCTAAAAGCTCATTAGATTTAAGACCTTTTATCTCTTTTGCAGCATAAGCATTTTCCATATATTCTATAAAACGAATAGTCATATTTCGCTCTTTAGAATACTCTAAAACATCTATGATTTCATCTGCATTTAAAGTTTTCATAGGAACCATGTTTACTTTAACTTTTAAACCTACTTTCAATGCCTCTTCAACACCCTCAAGTACATTTTTTAAAACATCTTTTTGTGCGATTTTTATCGCGATATCTGGTTTTAAAGTATCTATGCTTACATTTATACGCTTTAGTCCTGCATCTTTTAGTTTTTGTGCAGTTCCTTTAAGCAAGTAAGCATTTGTTGTCATTGCCAAATCTATACTAGGTTCATAATCATAAATCATCTTTATAAACCTATCAAGATCTTCTCTCAAAAGAGGCTCTCCTCCAGTAATACGAATCTTATTAACGCCCTCATCAATAGCTATTTTCATAAACTCAAAAAGTTCTTCAAAACTTAGAAGATTCTCTTTTGGTACCCAAGAAAAAGGCTTCTCAGGCATACAATACTGGCATCTAAAGTTACAACGCTCTGTAACTGAAACTCTAAGATAATTAACTACTCTATCATAACTGTCTATTAGCATCTATATAACCTTTTTTATATGTTTATATATTTTTTAAACTCTAAACTACTTATTTAAAATATTTGATTTTAGAGTTTTAAACTCTTCTTCGTTTAGTATGCCTTTTTCTTTCATATCATAAGCTTTCATGATTTCATCTGTTTTTGACATTGGTGCTTTTGGAGTTGTAGATCTTGGAGATGCTTGTGGAACTACAACTGGAGCAGCAACTACAGGTGTAGATGCTACAGCTGGTTTAACTTCCATAGATTCACTATCTTTAGGATTTACAAACTCTGTTATGATGTTCTCTGGCGATTCTTCTGATGAACCTGCTAATCCTGTTGAAGCTATCTCTGTTTTTGCTTCACTACTATTCATCTGCACAAAATCAAATCCACTTCCATCTTGAGTATCTTTGATTTTTAGGTAGTAAGTTTGTCCTTCTTTTAAGTCAAGGTCTAGTACTACTTCTTGGATTTGTTTTTTTGTAGCTGAGAGTGTCATAGCTTGAGCTTTTAGATTAAAGACCATATACTCGCCATCTTGGATTCTTTGCATAACAGGTTTGTTATTTATACGGATTGAGTATTCGCCACGACTTGAGCCCTCACTAGAACCTAAGTTCATTTTTGCATATACATAGACCAAAGCAGCCTTATCTAGTGGCTCTTGAAGTTTAAATGCTGTTTTATTTCCACATGCTGTCATTAGCAACAAAATTGTAGCCAATAGAAGTGTTTTAAGTATGTTCATTTGATTTCTCTCTTGATTTAAAGTGCCGAGATTATAGCATAAATCATTTAAACTTTTTGTTTGAGTAATTTTTACTGTAGTAATTATATTTATCATGATTGCATGCACAAAAAAGTTGAGAGAAGTTTACTAAAGAAAAAAGTTGTTGAGGGGTATTCCTACGCGTTAAGCGTAGGAATAAGTTTGTTTTGCGACGTGTTGTCGTCTTTTCTTTTAAGCTAAGTGCTTATTAGAAGTTGTAACGAGCCCAAACACGAAGTCTGTTATCAGAGTCAGCTGTTGCAGCATTTTTTTCTGACCATGAACGGTTGATAAATGCAGCAAAGTATTGAACACCAGCAGCTTCAACTTTATAAACTAAGTCAAGTTCACCGTAATCTGTATCTTTTGCATTTCTAGTAATTAAAGATGAATCTTTACCAGTAGCAGAAGCAGCATATTGAGCAGTTATAGTACCATAATCACCAGTGTTATAAGCAGCTTTTAACATGAAAGTATTGCTATCTAAAGCAATTGCATCTTGGTTATATATCATTTGTGTATATAAAGGTGTTTTAATTCCACCTGCATTTTTCATAGCAACATTTACTTTATTTTTAGTACCATCAACTGATGTATATGCAAGACATACAGAAAGTGCATCCATAGGTTTCATGCCAACTTTAGCACCAAAAGCAGTTGTATTATCTAAAGCAGTAGAATCTTCTGGAGAAATTTGACCACCTTGAAGTCCAACCATAAGACCCATTGGTAATTCTTTACCAGCTACTTTTACGTCACCCCAAATAATAGAAGCACCATCTTTTGGTGTACCAGTTGCTACTTTAGCAAGGTCATAATAAGTAGCAGTAATTGCTGTCATAGGAATTGATTTGTTAGCTATAGTAAGCATATACGCTGTACCATTTACAGCTACACCAGCAGCTCCTGCACCAGTACTTGTTCTTCCAACTGCTAAATCTCCAATATTTTGGATATCTGTACTTGAGTTACCACCAGCAACATAAGCACCAACAAGAGTTGTATCAGGAATATCAGTATTTACAACTAATGCAGCATCGAAAGTATTTTTAAATACATTCCAATCTTCTGAGAAAGCAAATGGAGAAAGTGATTTAGGAAGTTCTTGGCGACCAATTTTAACTGTAGTGTTTGCAATTTTTTTAGCAACAAAAATCTTTGTTACTGCTATTTGATCACGAGCATCAGAAGTTGTAGTAACACCACCATCTTGTTTAGTATCAGTAACAAGATTTTTCTCAGCACCCATAGTACCTAAGTAAGTAAGTTGTGAACCAAAAGTAAAGTTGTTTTTAAGATCTGCATCTAAGTTTAACTGAACACCAACATTTGCATTTGATGAACTATCAGTAAACATACTAGTATCAGCTGCTTGTAATGTACCAGCATTGTTATTGTCATTGTCACCATTTGTTTGGTGCGTTTCATAATAAACTACTGCTTGACCAGTTGTTACAATATCTATACCTTTATCAGCTGCCATTGCAGTTGACGCGATTAACGACGCTGTCGCTAAAGAAACTAAAGTTTTTTTCATTCTAATTCTCCTGTTTTTTTTAAAAAGTTACCACTTTAAAAGAAGTGATAGCAGAGTAACAGAAGCTGTTATTCCACTATCACTTCCCAATCTGTGATACATTTTGAGACTATGTATTGTACAAGGCTAATTTTTAAATTAAGTTTAAACTATAGATATTATTAGTTAATTGTTTACTTTTGATGTATATTTAGCTATAAAACTCGTATTTTGCTCTAAAAACCCCACACTACTCTCTATACCCATAAACTTAAGACAAAGAATAAATCTGTTATAATCCACGCATGAGATTTAGAAATATTAAAAAACAAAAAAAACAAGAGACTCAAAATCCAAAACCATTATATATGTATGCTAGATATACAGATAGAGTAAAAGCATTTATAACAGATATGTTTATGATATATGCCCCTATACTCTATGTTACAGCTTATGTCATTATGGATGGAAAAGAGGATTTTCAAACATCTGAGTTAGCACCACTTCTTGGTGTCACAATTTACGGACTTATCTATGCACTTCTTTTAAGTAAGTTTGGACAAACTCCTGGAAAAAAAGCTTATGATCTTAAAGTTGTAGATGCAAAAGATGGAGAGCCTATAGGTTTTTTCAAAGCTATTTTTAGATTTATAGCATTTTTGTTTACAGCTACTACACTTTTAGGACTATTACTTCCATTTTACAGAAAAGACAAAAAAGCTTTACACGATTTGTTAGCTGGGACTATTGAGGTTGTAGAGAAGAAGTAAAGATATGTTCTCTTCTTTTCCAATCTCGTTACACCTCTCCCGAGGTGTTTCTCGTTACACCTCTCCCGAGGTGTAATGCAATCAAAATATAAACATTCCATCTCAGGAGAGATGGAACGAGATGGATGAAGAAAACAAGAAAGAAAAAACTTTGCAAAAAAAAAGGGCTAAGACAAAAAGTCCTAGCCCTTTAATTAGTATAAAGTTTCAAAATATAATCTGACTCGTTAGAGTCAAGCTTTAGTGACCACAGCGGTCCAAGCGAGTAAAGTGGATTACTCCACTTTACGGACTATTTAGTGAAGGTCTCTCCAAACTTGTTTTTTCCAAAGTAGAGCGAATATAGCAAATATAACAATATAAATCATTACATTCATACCAATAGCTTCTCTTTCGTGACGTTTAGTATCTCCAGAATCTTTCATATACTCAAGAACTTTATCAGCAGCATCTGCAGTTACACCAACACGAGGCATAGCAGTACCATCTAAGTGGTTTTGAGGATTTTCTATAAAAGTACTTAAGAATTGCTCACTACGTGAACGGATATACATACTTAAATCTGGTGGTAATTTACCCATATAAGCTTTTAAAGAATCTTGATATTCTAAAACTTGAATATCAAATGCTAATTCTTCTTTTTTAGTTTTAAATGATGGTTTTTCACCTATTTGAGTCCATTTTTCATAACCAACAGCATGACATCTACCACAAGCATTTTCAAATGCCATTTTAGGTGTTACATCAGCAGGACTAACAGCTATAGACTGTAAATAAGCTACCATATCAGCAACTTCTTGGTCTATATCTCCACCCATTCCATAAAAAGCAACCATTGGATGCATTTGACCTTTGTTAGCATCAAATTTATGCTCAACTTTTAAAGCATGAGCAGGGTTTTTAATCAAGTCAGCTAAAAACTTAGCATCATAAATAGCACCAGCATCACTTAAGTCTGGTGGATTTACACCATAACTTTGAGCCGCCATAACTGGATCCATAGGAGCAGGCATACCAGCTTTTTCTATAGAGTGACAACCTGCACAACCAGCATTGATAACTAAATCTTTACCTGCTTCTACATTTCCTGTTTTAGTCATAGCAGGTAAATCTGCATACGCAAAGTTTTCACTCTCTACGTGTTTGTGTAAAACATGGTGAGCATATGGCTCAACTAGATAGTAAGTAAGAAGCGAGAAAAATACAACTACTACTAATATTATTGGTTCTTTATTTTTCATTTTAACTCCCTATACTTTTTTTTCATATTTTGTGATAAATGGTAATGCTATCCACTGAACAATAAATAAAATTGCAGCAACAAGACCAATAGTACTATAAATTCCCTCTGGAGGTAATTTACCCATAGCAGTTAAAACTATAAGGTTTACTAACATTACCCAAAACCAAACAGCAAATAAACCACGACGATTTGCAGGTACAGTGTTTGGACTTCTATCTAACCATGGAAGTAAAACAAAGATAACTTGTGCAAAAGCAAATGCTATAAGTCCGATATCTACAGAGAAAGGACGTAAAATTTCATAAGACCATAAGAAATACCACTCTGGATAAATATGTGCTGGTGTCTTAAGACCATCAGCAGGGTCAAAGTTTACAGGGTCCATTGCAAAACCATAGTTCCAAAATACAAGATAGAAAAAGAAGATTAGGAAAAATCCAACAACCATCATATCTTTAGACATAAAGTCATTAGCAAATCTCATAACTTTACTTCCAGCTTTGTCGCCGTCTAGGTATTTTTTAGCTTCTTTGTCAAAATCAAGTTCTTCACCATCTTGATTGTTAACGTGTGGAATTCTAAGAGCTGCAAAGTGAAGCCCAATAAGTCCAATAATAGCTAATGGAATAAGAAGTACATGAAGCATAAAGAAACGAGTTAAGAATGCTTGTGCAGGAACATAATCACCACGAATCCACTCAACTAAGAAATCAGCATGTAGTGAACCACCAGCAAATAAGTTAGTAATAACCATACCAGCCCAGTAACTCATTTGTCCCCATGGTAACATATATCCAGAGAATGCTTCAGCTGAAAATGCAACAAAAAGAAGCATACCAGAAACCCAAATCATTTCACGTCCCTTTTTATAAGAACCGTAATAAATACCTGTAAACATATGAATATAGATAATTAAGAAAACAACAGATGCAGCTACACCATGAACATGTCTCCATAACCAACCAAAGTCAACTTCTCTCATAATAGTGTAGTTTACACTGTTAAATGCTGTATCAACATTTGGTTGATAGTACATCAATAAGAATATACCTGAAACTAAAAGTAGTGCAAAAGTGATTACTAAAACCATACCCATTGCCCACAAGAAGTTAATATTTTTCGGAATCCAATATTCCGACATCATTACTTTTTCTACTTTTTCAATTGCTAAACGTTGGTTTAACCAATCTTTAACACTTGTCGCCTTTGTAAAATGTGCCATTTACTCTCCCCTTTCTATAGCGTTACGCCAGTTTCTTTCATCTGCGTATATTCTGGACCTGTTTCACCTAAAACTAATTGATTACCATCAATTTTAAATGGAGGTATATCAAAACCACGCGGTGGTGGAACTTTTGTAACCTCACCAGACCAATCGAACTTACCACCATGACATGCACATAAGAAACTACCTTCTCCAGCATTGTATGCAGGGATACAGCCTAAGTGTGTACATAAACCGATAGCAACCATATAATGCCCACCATCTACAACTATGTCACGTTTTTTTTGTTCTTCTGTTTGTTCAGAAATCATTTTTGCAGTTTTTTTAAGAACGAAGATTGGCTTCCCTCTCCACTTTTCTGTTACTAAAACATTTTCTTGATATATTGACATATCAAGAGTGGTAAAACCTGCTGCTTTAACACTTGGAAGTGGATCCCAAGATTTTTTCATTGCAACTAATGAACCTACCGCACCTACTGCCGCTACAGCACCAAATGCTTTTCCCATAAAACCTCTACGGCTACTATTTTCCATATTTGCTCACTTTATTGTGAATTTTAAAGATAGATTATACACTAAATTACTTTTAATTATTTATAAATTTAAGCTCTCTTTTATAAATTTCTTTAAATTATTACTGTTTTGTTCCACTTTGTAATACTCGTGCTTTGCGAGACTTTTCAATATTGTCACTAGTTGCCTATTTTCGTAGTTTTCCACTATAGGAATATTTAATTTCTTAAACAATTCTTTAAAATCTTGTGAATAATCAAATCTTTGAATAAAAATCGGTTTTCCAGCAGATGCTAAATTTTCTAGTGCTGCTTGAGGTGATGCTGTTATGAGAATTTTAGACTTTTTTATCACCTCATCATACTCTTCAAATTCATAATATTTAACAAATTTTTCTTTTAACATATCTTCATAATCAAAAAAATAATAAAAACCTAAAAGTAATTCAGGACTTAAACCATCCAATAAAGAGAGATTTTTTTCTAATTGTTTATCATAATCGTCATCGCCAAAGAAAAAAGACAACTCTATAGTTTTTTCTTCTTCTACAAAGTACTTATCATCTATAACAAGTGTTTTTAAAACGTCTTTTTCTTCCAAATATGGAGATATCAAAAACTCTTTATCTTCTTTTTTATCATCTAATTTATCACTTATTCTTACAAATTTAGAAAAATATTTTCTCATATCATCTAGCATTATAGGATTTGCTTCATCTGAATCAAAGATAAGCTTATCTCCATTGTGTGATATCTGTGGAATATTTCTTACAACATCGATGCCCACACTTTTTTCAACACCAAACTCAGATGCTATCTGTGCTATACGAAAATCTGAACAAAGAAGAGTTATATCTTCATCTTTTAGTAATCGCATTATTGTAGATGCTCTTCTAAATCTATCTAAACCTATTCTATGACCAGTATGAACATAATAATATGTTTTCATTACTGATTTCTTTTACTTGCAATTCTTATGTAAATATGCAAGATTTCTATAGCAGCTGGAGTTATTCCACTTATTTGCATCGCTGCTTGTAATGTTGGAGGATTAAAAGCTTCTAGTTTTTCTACTATCTCTCTAGATAATCCACTTACAGATTTAAAATCAAAACCTTCTGGAATAGCTATTTTAAGATACTTTTTCATACGTTGTATTTCTTGGCTTTGTTTATCTATATAGCGAGCGTATTTTCCCTCTACTAAAATCTCTTCTTTTATATACTCATCATACTTATCTAACTCTGGCATTAGCTTTATCATCTTATCTATATCAAAAGTTTTTCTAGCTACTAACTGTTGAGCTGTTGAAGTGTCTTTTATGGGAACTTCATCCATTGCATCTAAAAATGCTATAAACTCTTTGTTTGGAGTAAATTTAGTCTCTTCAAGAAGTTTAGCACCCTCTTTTATCTGTTTGTCTTTTACTTTTACAGCCTCATAAAACTCATCACTTAAAAGTCCGAGTTCATGACCATAATGACTAAGTCTAGTATCTGCTGATTCTTCACGTAAAAGAAGTCTATATTCTGCACGAGAAGTAAACATACGGTAAGGTTCATTTGTACCTTTTGTAACTAAGTCATCTATTAAAACACCTATATATGCTTCATCTCGTCTAAGAACTAATGGCTCTTTGTTTTGCAAAGACAGAGATGCATTTATGCCAGCCATAAGACCTTGGGCTGCTGCTTCTTCATAACCTGTAGTTCCATTAATCTGTCCAGCTAAATAGAGTCCATTTATTTTTTTAGTCTCAAGAGAGTGGCGAAGTTCACGAGGATCAACAAAGTCATACTCTATGGCATATCCATAACGAACTATTTTCGCATTTTCCATCCCTTTTACAGAGTGAATCATTTGACGTTGAACTTCTGGCGGTAAAGATGTGCTTAAACCATTGATATAACACTCAGTATTGTCCATAGTTTGTGGTTCTATAAAAAGATGATGTCTATCTTTATCGGCAAATTTACTTACCTTATCTTCTATACTTGGACAGTATCTAGGACTTTTACCTGCAATTTGTCCTGTAAAAAGCGGTGCTCTATAAAAGTTTGATGAGATAATATCATGCGTTTTTTCATTTGTATAAGCTATAAAACAAGGTAATTGCTTCTTTGTTTGTCTAAAGATTTTTCTATTTGTACGAAAACTAAAAGGATTAGGAAGCTCATCTCCACCCTGCTCTTCCATAACTGAAAAATCTATACTTGTACTATCAACCCTTGCACAAGTACCTGTTTTAAGACGAGCTATATTTAGATGAGCATCATTTTTTAGTGAAGCACTTAAGCCTTCGCTTCTCTCTTCTCCATAACGCCCACCTTTTTTTTGAATCTCTCCGACATGAATGATTCCATTTAAAAAAGTTCCAGAAGTTACGATAACTCTTTTTGCCTTGTACTCATTTAAAAGATCAGTTTTAACACCTACGACCTTTTGTGGGACTAAAGTCTCACTTCCTATGTCTTCAAATATCAGACTCTCTGCCATCTCTTGAACTAAATCTAGATTTGGAGTATTTAAAACTACATTTCTAGCAATAATACGATACTTATCCATATCTATTTGAGCACGACTTCCGCGGACTGCTGGACCTTTGGTTTGGTTTAGGATGCGAAACTGTATTCCTGCTTCGTCTGTTATAAGACCCATCTCTCCACCAAGTGCATCTATCTCACGAACTAGATGCCCTTTGGCTAAACCACCAATTGCAGGGTTACAACTTGTAGCACCAACATTTTCTGCAAGCATAGAAATCAAAAGTGTTTTATTGCCTATTCTAGCAGATGCCAAAGAAGCTTCTATCCCAGCATGTCCACCACCTACTACTATTACATCATAATTCATATATTTGTCCCTAATATTTATACTTTTTGTAAAGTTAAAACTTTACTCAATCACTAAAACTTCGCCTTTAACGAAAGAAAAAATTATTTTAATTTAGCGAAATTTTATCATTTTTAAGTATCATTTGCATAGTTTATATAGAATAACTTGAGGTTTTTCAAAATGAGTAAAGATACAAAAAATTTATTTAAAGATTATGTTCCGGAAGTTCTTGAGTTTGATGAAGAGATTGATGGAAGTGATGAACACAAACACAGACAAGAACACTTAAGTACAAAAGAGGAACTTTTAAAAGAGATTACTCAAAAAAAATCAAATAAAAGAAGCTATAGACAGCCTATACGCACTGAAAATGAGAAAGAATGATAAAAAAAGCACACGAAGCTTATAATAGTGGTGATTTCAAAAAAGCACTTGAACTTTACACACAGTTAGCATCTAAGCAAGATGCAGATGCCTTAACCTCTTTGGGTTTTATGTATCAAAATGCTCAAGGTTGCCAAAAAGATGATAAAAAAGCCCTAGAGTATTATGAAAAAGCAGCTGAGTTAAAACAACCTTATGCTCTTTTTAATTTGGGTATTTTATATATGAATGGTTTATGCGGAGTTGAGCATGACCAATTTAAAGCACATGAACTTCACATGGAGGCTGCAACGAGGGAAGTTCCTCCTGCAATGTATGAAGTAGCACTTATGTTAGAGAGAGGGCTTGGATGTTTACAAAATTACTCCGAAGCTGCTTTTTGGTATGAAGAGGGAGCAAAAAGAGGTCACTTAGAGAGTTTTAATAACCTTGGTGTTCTTTATAAAGATGGACATGGAGTAGTTCAGGATGAAGCTAGATGCTTTATCTGTTTTTCTCGTGCAGCTGAGGGTGGACTTGCACAAGGTCTTTACAATTTAGGTCAATTATATGATCAAGGTTTTGGATGCGAACAAGATCACGATAAGGCACTTGATTTATGCAGAAAAGCTGCCTATAAAGGGCATGTAAAAGCTAAAGAAATCATTAAAGACTTGCAAGAAAATGGAAAAATAGTTTTCTAGTTCCCACTTTTCTAGTTCCACCTCTCCCGAGGTGGAACTTAAGTTTACTATTGGCATTCCACCTTGGGAAAGGTGGAACGAGAGAAAAGTAATATAAATTAAAGGACACACTTGTTTACAGGTTTAATACGAGAAATAGCAACAGTAAAAAGCTTCTCTGGAAGTGAGCTAAGCATAAAATCAAAATACAAAGCAAAACTTGGTGATTCCATAGCTATAAATGGTGCTTGTTTAAGTGTTGTTAAAACTACAAATGACGGTTTTAGCGTAGAGCTGTCACCTGAGTCTCAAAAACTTCTTGCTATTGAAAATTATAAAAATGAGGTTCATATTGAACCTGCTATGATGATGGGTGATAGATTTGAAGGTCATATTGTTCAAGGTCACATAGATGCTATTGGAACCATTAAAGAGATTAAAAACAGTGGTAATTCTTATGATGTTTTTGTAGAAATAGATAAAAAATTTATTCCATATATAGTTCCAAAAGGTTCTATAACTATAGACGGTGTAAGTTTAACCGTAAATGATGTAAATAGTGATAACTTTAGACTAACTATTATCCCTATTACCATGAGAGAGACACTTTTTAAAAGCTACAAAAAAGGCTCAAGAGTTAATGTTGAGACCGATATGTTTGCAAGATATGTATCTCACATAATCTCTCATCAATCAAAAAACACTCATAATATAACTTGGGATGAAATCGATTCTATCTCAGCTAGATACTAATCTCTTAAAGGTTGAGCATCTATATTGCAAGATATTTTATGCTCCATATCTACTTGTGTAAAATCTTCTAGCATCTCACTAGATGCTAAAGTTGCGTCTCGGATGCCTTGCATAGAATTTATGTAGATATAAAAAGCATTTTTATAAAGAGCTAGTCTAGTCGCTAATGCAATAGAGTAAGTAGTTATAACTCCATCTTTTTTCATAGCATTTTTTATATCTGCAAAATATTCTTGTGTCCAAAGTTTAGGGTTTGAACTTGGAGAAAATGCATCTTGATATACTATGTCAAACTTATCTTTAAAAGTTCTAATATACTCTCTTGCATCTCCTAAAAATATCTCAATGTAAAAATTATCATCAATATAAATATTTTTCTCTGATAACTCTAAGATAATAGCCTTAAACTCATCAAACTCTTTTGGATAAGTAAAGTTTTTTAGCGAAGAAACTAAAGAAGCATCTAACTCTGGAGAGTATATATTTACCTTAGTTTTAAGAGAGTTTTTTTTATGATGATACAGTGTAGATAAAGTGTTAAAACCTAAACCATAACAGATATCTAAGATATTTATCTCATCTTGGTTTTGCTTTATTTTAAAGGCTGGCACAATATGCTTTAAAAGTGACTCTTTTAAAGCACCATCTTTTGTAGAGTGATAATGTTCATCATACTCTTTTGAATAAGCACTAAACGAACCATCATCACTAAGCGTCATAGTGTGGAGATTGTCATTAAACAAATGCACTAGAGACCATTTCCCCACATATGCATCTTTTTTGCCATAACTAAGTCATAGCCTTCTACTATATCTATCTCATTTGGAGAACGAAATTCAAATTCTTCTAAAGTTGCTTTCATGTTTTGTATATTTAACATACCTTTTTTTTCCATAATGATTACATGAGCACTATTTGCAAGAGTTGTGTATATTAATTTTAAAATCATTGCTTTGTTTTCATGCTTATGAAATACATCTTTTACAATAACCATATCATTATCTCTTGCTAAGGCGCGAAATGCTTGAGA is a window of uncultured Sulfurimonas sp. DNA encoding:
- the mnmG gene encoding tRNA uridine-5-carboxymethylaminomethyl(34) synthesis enzyme MnmG translates to MNYDVIVVGGGHAGIEASLASARIGNKTLLISMLAENVGATSCNPAIGGLAKGHLVREIDALGGEMGLITDEAGIQFRILNQTKGPAVRGSRAQIDMDKYRIIARNVVLNTPNLDLVQEMAESLIFEDIGSETLVPQKVVGVKTDLLNEYKAKRVIVTSGTFLNGIIHVGEIQKKGGRYGEERSEGLSASLKNDAHLNIARLKTGTCARVDSTSIDFSVMEEQGGDELPNPFSFRTNRKIFRQTKKQLPCFIAYTNEKTHDIISSNFYRAPLFTGQIAGKSPRYCPSIEDKVSKFADKDRHHLFIEPQTMDNTECYINGLSTSLPPEVQRQMIHSVKGMENAKIVRYGYAIEYDFVDPRELRHSLETKKINGLYLAGQINGTTGYEEAAAQGLMAGINASLSLQNKEPLVLRRDEAYIGVLIDDLVTKGTNEPYRMFTSRAEYRLLLREESADTRLSHYGHELGLLSDEFYEAVKVKDKQIKEGAKLLEETKFTPNKEFIAFLDAMDEVPIKDTSTAQQLVARKTFDIDKMIKLMPELDKYDEYIKEEILVEGKYARYIDKQSQEIQRMKKYLKIAIPEGFDFKSVSGLSREIVEKLEAFNPPTLQAAMQISGITPAAIEILHIYIRIASKRNQ
- a CDS encoding MnmC family methyltransferase, with product MTLSDDGSFSAYSKEYDEHYHSTKDGALKESLLKHIVPAFKIKQNQDEINILDICYGLGFNTLSTLYHHKKNSLKTKVNIYSPELDASLVSSLKNFTYPKEFDEFKAIILELSEKNIYIDDNFYIEIFLGDAREYIRTFKDKFDIVYQDAFSPSSNPKLWTQEYFADIKNAMKKDGVITTYSIALATRLALYKNAFYIYINSMQGIRDATLASSEMLEDFTQVDMEHKISCNIDAQPLRD
- the ribE gene encoding riboflavin synthase — protein: MFTGLIREIATVKSFSGSELSIKSKYKAKLGDSIAINGACLSVVKTTNDGFSVELSPESQKLLAIENYKNEVHIEPAMMMGDRFEGHIVQGHIDAIGTIKEIKNSGNSYDVFVEIDKKFIPYIVPKGSITIDGVSLTVNDVNSDNFRLTIIPITMRETLFKSYKKGSRVNVETDMFARYVSHIISHQSKNTHNITWDEIDSISARY
- a CDS encoding tetratricopeptide repeat protein, whose amino-acid sequence is MIKKAHEAYNSGDFKKALELYTQLASKQDADALTSLGFMYQNAQGCQKDDKKALEYYEKAAELKQPYALFNLGILYMNGLCGVEHDQFKAHELHMEAATREVPPAMYEVALMLERGLGCLQNYSEAAFWYEEGAKRGHLESFNNLGVLYKDGHGVVQDEARCFICFSRAAEGGLAQGLYNLGQLYDQGFGCEQDHDKALDLCRKAAYKGHVKAKEIIKDLQENGKIVF